The following proteins are encoded in a genomic region of Halalkalicoccus subterraneus:
- a CDS encoding alpha/beta fold hydrolase: MIGIPVRRGRWADHPYIAVGGGPRTLLVIPGLNDPLCRVTDRWWFSLLVATYCSRYTGRHTVAMVSRPPGVAENATTRELAAGYANVLKETGPADVMGLSMGGFLLAHLAADHPENVEHAVFGLAADRLGARGRAVVERWCEHARGGEFRPIYAEAADAVTSGLRGPIVRGAAGLYGRLATPSPDDRRDFLVSAEACLAHDASDRLDGIDVPTLVIGGTDDPFFSAERYRETAAGIPHAHLVEIPEAGHEAVLDRRREFDGAIRDLLYE; the protein is encoded by the coding sequence GTGATCGGCATTCCCGTGCGGCGCGGACGGTGGGCCGACCACCCCTACATCGCGGTCGGGGGCGGTCCCCGGACGCTCCTCGTGATCCCCGGTCTCAACGACCCGCTCTGTCGGGTGACGGATCGGTGGTGGTTCAGTCTGCTGGTCGCCACCTACTGCAGCCGCTACACGGGACGGCACACGGTCGCGATGGTGAGTCGGCCGCCCGGTGTCGCGGAGAACGCGACCACCCGCGAGCTAGCGGCGGGTTACGCGAACGTCCTCAAAGAGACCGGCCCCGCCGACGTGATGGGTCTCTCGATGGGCGGATTCCTCCTCGCCCATCTCGCGGCCGATCACCCCGAGAACGTCGAGCACGCGGTCTTCGGGCTCGCGGCCGACCGACTGGGTGCCCGCGGGCGCGCGGTCGTCGAGCGCTGGTGCGAACACGCGAGAGGCGGCGAGTTTCGACCGATCTACGCGGAGGCGGCGGACGCGGTCACAAGCGGTCTCCGCGGCCCGATCGTCCGGGGGGCGGCAGGGCTTTACGGGCGATTGGCCACGCCCTCGCCCGACGACCGGCGGGACTTCCTCGTCTCCGCCGAGGCCTGCCTCGCCCACGATGCATCCGACCGTCTCGACGGGATCGACGTCCCGACGCTCGTGATCGGGGGGACCGACGACCCGTTCTTCTCCGCCGAGCGGTACCGCGAGACCGCCGCCGGGATCCCCCACGCGCATCTCGTCGAGATCCCGGAGGCGGGCCACGAAGCCGTCCTCGATCGCCGACGCGAGTTCGACGGCGCGATCCGCGACCTCCTCTACGAGTGA
- a CDS encoding enoyl-CoA hydratase/isomerase family protein: protein MQTTDEAGIRRIVFDRPEALNAFTTDAAAELADLLADCDPDEVDAIVLTGEGRAFSAGGDVESMAEREDTPEAAYERIDEAFGRLAEEALASRVPIVARVNGDAVGAGMAIVALSDFAYAVESARFSAAFVRVGLIPDTGGTFLLPHLIGLRAAKDLAFTGRFFDAAEAAELGLINETVAEDALADRIDDLLDTLHERPTRTIGLAKRAIHANLGRGWGDALDYENVVQSQAYGTQEHAEGVAAFLEDREPEFHS, encoded by the coding sequence ATGCAGACCACCGACGAGGCAGGTATTCGCCGGATCGTCTTCGACCGTCCCGAAGCCCTGAACGCCTTCACGACCGACGCTGCCGCCGAACTCGCGGATCTCCTCGCCGACTGTGATCCCGACGAGGTGGACGCGATCGTGTTGACCGGGGAGGGGCGGGCCTTCAGCGCCGGGGGCGACGTCGAGTCGATGGCCGAGCGGGAGGACACGCCCGAGGCGGCTTACGAGCGCATCGACGAGGCGTTCGGCCGGCTGGCCGAGGAAGCCCTCGCCTCGCGCGTGCCGATCGTCGCGCGGGTCAACGGCGACGCTGTCGGCGCGGGAATGGCGATCGTCGCGCTCAGCGACTTCGCCTACGCGGTCGAATCGGCGCGTTTCAGTGCCGCGTTCGTCCGGGTCGGGCTGATCCCCGACACCGGCGGCACGTTCCTGCTTCCCCACTTGATCGGTCTGCGGGCGGCGAAGGACCTCGCCTTTACCGGACGGTTCTTCGACGCAGCGGAGGCGGCCGAGCTCGGGCTGATCAACGAAACCGTCGCCGAGGACGCCCTAGCTGACCGGATCGACGACCTGCTCGATACCCTGCACGAGCGTCCGACCCGCACCATCGGGCTTGCGAAGCGGGCGATACACGCGAACCTCGGGCGTGGATGGGGCGACGCGCTGGACTACGAGAACGTCGTCCAGTCCCAAGCCTACGGCACACAGGAGCACGCCGAAGGCGTCGCGGCGTTTCTAGAGGATCGCGAACCGGAGTTTCACTCGTAG
- a CDS encoding ATP-binding protein, which translates to MSEERVPVGTESGGERAVEMPVVQLLTGRGFITGKSGSGKSNTASVVVEELLEAGYPVLIVDTDGEYYGLKEEYELLHAGADEECDIQVGPEHAEKVAELALEQNVPTILDVSGYLDEGAANELLRETARHLFAKEKKLKKPFLLVVEEVHEYIPEGGGMDETGRMLIKVGKRGRKHGLGIVGISQRPADVKKDFITQANWLVWHRLTWDNDTKVVGRIVGGEYGERVAELDAGEAFLQTDWTDGDVRRVRFKRKRTFDAGATPGLDDFERPDLKSVGDGLVDDLQSITEDQQRERERVAELERELAQRDRRIDQLERELESARDVSEAARQMADALSGTAANEPAQTTLPEATMDDELDRLRSENTALEAEIEELHERLDRRTDGRDGSEVDASRSAVADESADTEAAGIAAEIEAASRRSLCTEAQTWAVIEALAERKSATASEVALEVTAPFQHVWTLLLELRGCSCVERRSDGTYTLSSTARDLVLGSADPLAS; encoded by the coding sequence ATGAGCGAGGAGCGAGTACCGGTCGGCACCGAGAGCGGCGGCGAGCGAGCAGTCGAGATGCCGGTCGTTCAGCTGTTGACCGGTCGGGGATTCATCACCGGCAAGTCGGGATCGGGAAAATCCAACACCGCGAGCGTCGTCGTCGAGGAGTTGCTTGAAGCGGGCTATCCCGTTCTGATCGTCGATACGGACGGCGAGTACTACGGGCTCAAAGAGGAGTACGAGCTACTGCACGCCGGCGCCGACGAGGAGTGTGACATCCAGGTGGGGCCCGAACACGCCGAGAAGGTCGCCGAACTCGCCTTGGAGCAGAACGTCCCGACCATCCTCGACGTTTCGGGATATCTCGACGAGGGGGCCGCGAACGAACTGCTGCGCGAGACCGCTCGCCACCTCTTCGCCAAGGAAAAGAAACTCAAGAAACCGTTCCTGCTGGTCGTCGAGGAGGTCCACGAGTACATCCCTGAAGGAGGAGGGATGGACGAGACGGGCCGAATGCTGATCAAGGTCGGGAAGCGCGGGCGCAAACACGGGCTCGGCATAGTGGGAATCAGCCAGCGCCCCGCCGACGTGAAAAAGGACTTCATCACCCAGGCCAACTGGCTCGTCTGGCATCGTTTGACCTGGGACAACGACACCAAGGTCGTTGGCCGGATCGTCGGGGGCGAGTACGGCGAGCGGGTTGCCGAACTCGACGCCGGGGAGGCATTTCTCCAGACCGACTGGACCGACGGGGACGTCCGGCGGGTGCGGTTCAAGCGAAAGCGGACCTTCGACGCGGGTGCGACCCCCGGACTCGACGATTTCGAGCGTCCCGATCTCAAATCCGTGGGTGACGGCCTCGTTGACGACCTCCAGTCTATCACCGAGGACCAACAGCGCGAGCGCGAGCGGGTCGCGGAACTCGAACGCGAGCTCGCCCAGCGGGACCGGCGGATCGACCAGCTCGAACGCGAACTCGAATCCGCCCGCGACGTGAGCGAGGCCGCCCGACAGATGGCCGACGCCCTGTCGGGAACGGCCGCAAACGAGCCGGCCCAGACCACGCTACCCGAGGCGACGATGGACGACGAACTCGACCGGCTGCGTTCGGAGAACACCGCGCTCGAAGCTGAGATCGAGGAACTGCACGAGCGGCTCGACCGGCGGACGGACGGCCGAGACGGCTCGGAGGTCGACGCCAGCCGGTCGGCTGTCGCGGACGAATCGGCGGACACCGAGGCCGCGGGGATCGCCGCCGAGATCGAAGCCGCGAGCCGGCGGTCGCTCTGTACCGAGGCCCAGACGTGGGCCGTGATCGAGGCGCTCGCAGAACGGAAGAGCGCAACCGCGAGCGAGGTCGCATTGGAGGTGACGGCGCCCTTTCAGCACGTCTGGACGCTCCTGCTCGAACTCCGGGGGTGTTCCTGCGTCGAGCGACGCTCCGACGGGACATACACGCTCTCGTCGACCGCGCGCGACCTCGTCCTCGGGAGCGCTGACCCGCTCGCGTCCTGA